Sequence from the Sander lucioperca isolate FBNREF2018 chromosome 16, SLUC_FBN_1.2, whole genome shotgun sequence genome:
taaaagtcctgattatttacatggagtctggtggagatatgctggctctatacacgctaaaagtcctgattatttacatggagtctggtggagtttcatgttaaactaaaatgatcttcctctttaagtaaaatgtctatctctgtagagatccatcccataatgttgtcagacacttgtcCAACAGCTGACTGATTAATTCTGGAAATAGTTTGTGTGATTGTTCCCACTGATGTCCCCTGTGCTCTGTGTTGCAGAGTGGAACCAGCTTCCACGTGTTCGATCAGGGCCGCTTCTCTAAAGAAGTTCTACCAAAGTTCTTCAAACACAACAACATGGCCAGCTTCATCAGACAGCTCAACATGTGTGAGTACAGTAATGTTAGGGGGGGGGGCAGCTTCATCAGACAGCTCAACATGTGTGAGCACAGGTGGCTTTCTCCTCCAACAGAGCAGCCATAACTGCTATATATGTCCTTTATTTCTACAGAGATACAGACATTaattttaggtgtgtgtgtgtgtgtgtgtctcagatgGTTTCAGGAAGGTGGTCCACATTGAGCAGGGCGGTCTGGTGAAACCAGAGAAAGACGACACAGAGTTCCAACATCCGTTCTTCATCAGAGGACAAGAAGGCCTGCTGGAGAACATCAAACGCAAAGTTACTAACGtatgtacatacatgtatatatgtgtgtctgtgtgtctctgtgtgtgtatacacacacagagacacacacacacacactggactaCATCAAACGCAACCACcgtatgtatacatacacatatatatctatctatatatatatatatatctatatatatatatatagatatatatctatatctatatatatacacacagacagacagacagacagacacggtGAGAAACAGCTCTGAGTTAGTTCTgttgtctctgctgattggctgtgtcCCAACTGagagccaatcagcagagacgtgtctgtaaactcatGGTGATAAAAAGCCAGAGAGCTCACAGCTTAACGTTTAAATAAACAAGGAGACCAGATGAACTGATGGTGGTGTCCATGGTAACGGCGTGTCtgttctctgattggtcaggtGCCGTCTGTGCGTCAGGAAGAAGCCAAGATGTCTGCAGACGACGTGCACAAGATCCTGAACGACGTGCAGCTGATCAAAGGCAAACAGGAGACCATCGACTCCAGAATCATCTCCATGAAACAGTgagaccagaaccagaaccgGAGCTAGGACCGGAGCTAGAACCGGACCTAGGACCGGAGCTAGGACCGGAGCTAGAACCGGACCTAGGACCGGAGCTAGGACCGGAGCTAGGACCGGAGCTAGGGATAATCCTAACCATATGAGGAAAACATGCGTTAGTCTATAGCTCCagctgttagcatgttagctaaCCCTGTTCCTCTGTGTTTAGGTCAGACTATAGCTCCagctgttagcatgttagctaaCCCTGTTCCTCTGTGTTTCAGTGAGAACGAGGCTCTGTGGAGAGAGGTTGCCAGTCTGAGACAGAAACACCTTCAGCAACAGAAAGTCGTCAACAAGGTACCCAACACTAatcaacatgttagcatgttagcatgttagcttaGCTCCTATCGGCAGCAGAACCaacccgtctctctctctgcagctgaTCCAGTTCCTGGTGTCTCTGGTCCAGTCCAACAGGATCATGGGAGTCAAGAGGAAGATGTGAGTTTACTGCAGAATGTGTATATTTACTCAGtgacgtgtatatatataccgtatatatatatatatatatatatacacacacacacacgtataggggtggaacggtacacagaagtcagggttcggttcatacctcggttcagacatcacggttaaACTAATCTACGGCAGTAGTCTTATCCTCCACTCTCTGGCCTGGACTACTGGAGCTGACTGGTCCTCTAACTCTGATGGGTCACCACCACTCGCCATACTCGTCCTTActgctgctatctctgactcactaAAACTGCATACATAGGCAGAGATGGGCTACATAGGCGGAGATGGGCTACATAGGCGGAGATGGGCTACATAGGCGGAGATGGGCTACATAGGCGGAGATGGGCTACATAGGCGGAGATGGGCGGAGATGGGCTACATAGGCGGAGATGGGCTACATAGGCAGAGATGGGCTGGGCTACATAGGCAGAGATGGGCTACGTAGACAGAGATGGGCTACGTAGACAGAGATGGGCTACGTAGACAGAGATGGGCTACGTAGGCAGAGATGGGCTACATAGGCAGAGATGGGCTGGGCTGCATAGGCAGAGATGGGCTACATAGGCAGAGATGGGCTGGGCTACATAGGCAGAGATGGGCTACATAGGCAGAGATGGGCTACATAGGCAGAGATGGGCTACATAGGCAGAGATGGGCTACATAGGCAGAGATGGGCTGGGCTACGTAGGCAGAGATGGGCTACGTAGGCAGAGATGGGCTACATAGGCAGAGATGGGCTACGTAGGCAGAGATGGGCTACATAGGCAGAGATGGGCTACATAGACAGAGATGGGCTACGTAGACAGAGATGGGCTACGTAGCCAGAGATGGGCTACGTAGGCAGAGATGGGCTACATAGACAGAGATGGGCTACATAGGCAGAGATGGGCTACGTAGGCAGAGATGGGCTACGTAGACAGAGATGGGCTACATAGGCAGAGATGGGCTACATAGGCAGAGATGGGCTACATAGGCAGAGATGGGCTGGGCTACATAGACAGAGATGGGCTACATAGGCAGAGATGGGCTACGTAGACGGAGATGGGCTACATAGGCGGAGATGGGCTACATAGGCGGAGATGGGCTACATAGGCAGAGATGGGCTGGGCTACATAGGCAGAGATGGGCTACGTAGACAGAGATGGGCTACGTAGACAGAGATGGGCTACGTAGACAGAGATGGGCTACATAGGCAGAGATGGGCTGGGCTGCATAGGCAGAGATGGGCTACATAGGCAGAGATGGGCTGGGCTACATAGGCAGAGATGGGCTACATAGGCAGAGATGGGCTACATAGGCAGAGATGGGCTACATAGACAGAGATGGGCTACATAGGCAGAGATGGGCTGGGCTACGTAGGCAGAGATGGGCTACGTAGGCAGAGATGGGCTACATAGGCAGAGATGGGCTACATAGGCAGAGATGGGCTACGTAGGCAGAGATGGGCTACATAGGCAGAGATGGGCTAAGTAGACGGAGATGGGCTACATAGGCGGAGATGGGCTACATAGGCAGAGATGGGCTACATAGGCAGAGATGGGCTACATAGGCAGAGATGGGCTGGGCTACATAGGCAGAGATGGGCTACATAGGCAGAGATGGGCTAAGTAGACGGAGATGGGCTACGTAGGCGGAGATGGGCTAAGTAGACTGAGATGGGCTACATAGGCAGAGATGGGCTAAGTAGACGGAGATGGGCTACATAGGCGGAGATGGGCTACATAGGCGGAGATGGGCTACATAGGCGGAGATGGGCTACATAGGCAGCTCACCAAtcagcttcagagctaaggcggggctacagattaggtgtccctaaagaaccGGCGTATCTTAccgtagttccacattacattaattaatttgcacgcaagttttatttatttttataccgtgtattctccgtgtaaattcatgcaccgaaccgagacgcccgtaccgtttcggttcaatacgaatacatgtaccgttccacccctaataagtatgtgtgtgtgtgtgtgtgtgtgtgtgtgtgtgtgtatatatatatgtatgtgtatgtatatatatatatatatatatattttttttttttttttttctatatctatttatttgtttcctgtttctctctgtctgtgtgcaggCCTCTGATGCTGAATGACTCTAGCTCCGCCCACTCCATGCCTAAATACAGCCGCCAGTTCTCATTGGAGCACATGCAGGTAACCTGTCTCTGACTCACCTGACTCCCCTGTCTCTGACTCCCCTGTCTCTGGCTCCCCTGTCTCAGACTCCCCTGTCTCACCGGTCTCTGACTCACCTGTCTCAGACTCCCCTGTCTCTGACTcacctgtctcacctgtctctgACTCCCCTGTCTCTGATTcacctgtctcacctgtctctgACTCACCTGTCAGCTCCatatctctctctgtttctactttacttacttaatttcctgtgtctctctgtgtgtctgtctgtctgtgtgtgtgtgtgtgtgtgtgtgtgtgtgtctgtctgtctgtctgtgtgtgtgtgtctgtctgtgtctgtgtctgtgtgtctgtctgtctgtgtgtgtgtgtgtctctgtctgtctgtctgtgtgtgtgtgtgtgtctctgtgtgtgtgtgtgtgtgtgtgtctctgtctgtgtgtgtgtgtgtgtgtgtgtgtctctgtctgtgtgtgtgtgtgtgtgtgtgtgtgtgtgtctctgtctgtctgtgtgtgtgtgtgtgtgtgtgtgtgtgtgtctctgtgtgtgtgtgtgtgtgtgtgtgtctctgtctgtctgtctgtctgtctgtctgtgtctgtgtgtctgtctgtctgtgtgtgtgtgtgtgtgtgtctctgtgtgtgtgtgtgtgtgtgtgtgtgtgtgtgtgtctctgtctgtgtgtgtgtgtgtgtctctgtctgtctgtgtgtgtgtgtgtgtgtgtgtgtgtgtgtgtctctgtctgtctgtctgtctgtgtgtgtgtgtgtgtgtgtgtgtgtgtgtgtgtgtgtctctgtctgtctgtctgtctgtctgtgtgtgtgtgtgtgtgtgtgtgtctctgtctgtctgtctgtctgtctgtctgtgtgtgtgtgtgtgtgtgtgtgtgtgtgtgtgtgtctgtctgtgtgtgtgtgtgtgtgtgtgtgtgtgtgtgtgtgtgtgttttcaggctgCAGCCAGTCTGCTCTCAGCCGACTCTCTGGTGACCTCTGGACCAATCGTCTCTGACATCACAGATGTGGTCACGCCCACAGCGGAGAGCGTGATCAGTGATTGGATGGATGCAGGGTGAGAACCAGTCAAATCATTTCCTGTACAGTCAGTCAGTAAGTAAGCTGGGTTGATGTATACAGCACTGATAAcaatcacaaaataaaataaaatgcaaacaaTTAAAGACACAAGAAGACAAAGGAAAACATGAATACATACGTACGAAGGTAGGTGGAGAGACCAACCCTACACCGTAGCCTGACCTGCCATTCTCAAAAcatgaacacagacacacacacacacacacacacacacacacacacacacacacacacacacacacacacacacaccccggccctgctattctcctAAAGAGATCGATGCATGTATAAATGTATGAATATCAGGTGACTTACGTACGTATTGACACAGCGGTTGAGAGCTGTGTAACGGCCTTCTCCTTTCCTTGACTTTAGTGTTATCCTGTCAGTTTACATTTTGTAGTGTTTATTTGTATCGCAGCAGATTTCAAACCATCCGCCCTggttgtgaagcactttggctcagcttgtataaataaataaagaataagatGACTCGGCTTGTTTGACCCGCAGAGACAGCCAATCAGTGCAAGTCAAAGAGGAGCCGCTCAGTCCTGACGTGGAGCCGTGTCCTGTCCTGGAGGGCGTAGACACACCTGTGGACACACCTGTAGACACGCCCCTCTCCCCCACCACCTTCATCAACTCCATCCTGCAGGAGAACGAGACACAGACGCCCCTCAACACCTGCACCACAGATCCTGCAGCAGGTAACACCTGACACAGACAacctgacacagagacaggaacaCCTGACACAGACCACCTGACTGAGGCCACCTGACACAGAGACAacctgacacagagacaggaacaCCTGACACAGAGGCCACCTGACACAGAGACAacctgacacagagacaggaacacctgacacagagacaggaacaCCTGACACAGAGGCCACCTGACACAGAGACAACCTGACAAAGAGACAGCAACACCTGACACAGACAACCTGACACAGAGACAacctgacacagagacaggaacaCCTGACACAGAGACCACCTGACACAGAGACAAGATGACACAGAGACAACCTGACACAGAGACAAGAACACCTGACACAGAGGCAAcctgacacagacaggaacacCTGACACAGAGGCAACCTGACACAGAGGCAAcctgacacagacaggaacacCTGACACAGAGGCAACCTGACACAGAGGCAACCTGACACAGAGACAACCTGACACAGAGACAACCTGACACAGAGACAACCTGACAAAGAGACAGCAACACCTGACACAGACAACCTGACACAGAGACAACCTGACACAGATATAGGAACACCTGACACAGAGACAacctgacacagagacaggaacacctgacacagagacaggaacacctgacacagagacaggaacacctgacacagagacaacctgacacagagacaaaaacacctGGTACAGAGACTGGTAcacctgacacagagacaggtaCAACTGACACAGAGTCAGGAACACCTGACACAGGGACAGAGAGTGGATAGTAATGGTGTGGTATATTTAGAGACTGCTGAATCTTTGTGTTCCATGTAGATGGTTATGGATTTCTGGTTATAAAGGTATGATGATAGTAGATGACTATGTCTTGTCTCAGTTACCTCCCTCACTCTGTTTTTGTTCTCTGTAGTCAGTCCCATTGTTGTGATGAGCCCTGCCTCAGAGGGGCCCCTCCCAACAGCCACAACCAGCCAATCACCTGCCTCCGTTCCCACCTTGAACTCTGCGCCCTGCCCCACCAAACTTCAGCAGAGTTGTCAGACCATCGCCTGCATCGACAAGTAAGTCTCCTGTTATACTGTTTTTATATCATTCAGAGTGGCTGCAGGGAGATTTACCTGCTTTTCACTACTACACAACTGCCAATATCTGTCCTAACAACTGCTGACAACTGTCCCAAAACCTGCCGCCAAATGTCCTAACACCTGCCGCCAACTGTCCTAACACCTGCCGCCATCTGTCCCAAAACCTTCCACCATCTGTCCCAAAACCTGCCAACAACTGTCCCAAAAACCTGCCGACATCTGTCCCAAAACCTGCCGACGTCTGTCCCAAAACCTGCCGCCGATTCTGTCATAAAAACTGCCAACGACTGCCCCAAAGCCTGCCGACAACTGTCCCAAAACCTGCCGTCATCTGTCCCAAAGCCTGCCACCAACTGTCCCAAAACCTGCCGACAACTGTCCCAAAACCTGCCGCCATCTGTCCCAAAGCCTGCCACCAACTGTCCCAAAACCTGCCGACAACTGTCCCAAAGACTGCAGACAACTGTCCCAAAGACTGCCGACAACTGTCCCAAAACCTGCCGACAACTGTCCCAAAGCCTGCCACCAACTGTCCCAAAACCTGCCGACCACTGTCCCAAAACCTGCCGACAACTGTCCCAAAACCTGCCGACAACTGTCCCAAAACCTGCCGCCATCTGTCCCAAAGCCTGCCAGCAACTGTCCCAAAACCTGCCGCCATCTGTCCCAAAACCTGCCGCCATCTGTCCCAAAACCTGCCGCCATCTGTCCCAAAACCTGCCGCCATCTGTCCCAAAGCCTGCCGCCATCTGTCCCAAAACCTGCCGCCATCTGTCCCAAAGCCTGCCGCCATCTGTCCCAAAGCCTGCCGCCATCTGTCCCAAAGCCTGCCGCCAACTGTCCCAAAGCCTGCCGCCATCTGTCCCAAAGCCTGCCGCCATCTGTCCCAAAGCCTGCCGCCATCTGTCCCAAAGCCTGCCGACATATGTCCCAAAACCTGCCGCAATCCGTCCCAAAGCCTGCCGACAACTGTCCCAAAACCTGCCGACAA
This genomic interval carries:
- the hsf1 gene encoding heat shock factor protein 1 isoform X2; this translates as MEYPGGGGAVLGSGNVPAFLTKLWTLVEDPDTDPLICWSPSGTSFHVFDQGRFSKEVLPKFFKHNNMASFIRQLNMYGFRKVVHIEQGGLVKPEKDDTEFQHPFFIRGQEGLLENIKRKVTNVPSVRQEEAKMSADDVHKILNDVQLIKGKQETIDSRIISMKHENEALWREVASLRQKHLQQQKVVNKLIQFLVSLVQSNRIMGVKRKMPLMLNDSSSAHSMPKYSRQFSLEHMQAAASLLSADSLVTSGPIVSDITDVVTPTAESVISDWMDAGDSQSVQVKEEPLSPDVEPCPVLEGVDTPVDTPVDTPLSPTTFINSILQENETQTPLNTCTTDPAAVSPIVVMSPASEGPLPTATTSQSPASVPTLNSAPCPTKLQQSCQTIACIDKSELSNHVDCIDSSLENLQSILNNQTFTFDTSPLMEFFSSSGFSGDFDVDSLDNLLCDDVPNGADDSVDTGKQLVHYMSAPVLLEAEPPADDPPAALLSPAHLHSDL
- the hsf1 gene encoding heat shock factor protein 1 isoform X1, coding for MEYPGGGGAVLGSGNVPAFLTKLWTLVEDPDTDPLICWSPSGTSFHVFDQGRFSKEVLPKFFKHNNMASFIRQLNMYGFRKVVHIEQGGLVKPEKDDTEFQHPFFIRGQEGLLENIKRKVTNVPSVRQEEAKMSADDVHKILNDVQLIKGKQETIDSRIISMKHENEALWREVASLRQKHLQQQKVVNKLIQFLVSLVQSNRIMGVKRKMPLMLNDSSSAHSMPKYSRQFSLEHMQAAASLLSADSLVTSGPIVSDITDVVTPTAESVISDWMDAGDSQSVQVKEEPLSPDVEPCPVLEGVDTPVDTPVDTPLSPTTFINSILQENETQTPLNTCTTDPAAVSPIVVMSPASEGPLPTATTSQSPASVPTLNSAPCPTKLQQSCQTIACIDKPRPPPSAGGLSPDVWRFVPTRTDISELSNHVDCIDSSLENLQSILNNQTFTFDTSPLMEFFSSSGFSGDFDVDSLDNLLCDDVPNGADDSVDTGKQLVHYMSAPVLLEAEPPADDPPAALLSPAHLHSDL
- the hsf1 gene encoding heat shock factor protein 1 isoform X3 — its product is MYGFRKVVHIEQGGLVKPEKDDTEFQHPFFIRGQEGLLENIKRKVTNVPSVRQEEAKMSADDVHKILNDVQLIKGKQETIDSRIISMKHENEALWREVASLRQKHLQQQKVVNKLIQFLVSLVQSNRIMGVKRKMPLMLNDSSSAHSMPKYSRQFSLEHMQAAASLLSADSLVTSGPIVSDITDVVTPTAESVISDWMDAGDSQSVQVKEEPLSPDVEPCPVLEGVDTPVDTPVDTPLSPTTFINSILQENETQTPLNTCTTDPAAVSPIVVMSPASEGPLPTATTSQSPASVPTLNSAPCPTKLQQSCQTIACIDKPRPPPSAGGLSPDVWRFVPTRTDISELSNHVDCIDSSLENLQSILNNQTFTFDTSPLMEFFSSSGFSGDFDVDSLDNLLCDDVPNGADDSVDTGKQLVHYMSAPVLLEAEPPADDPPAALLSPAHLHSDL